One Mixta gaviniae genomic window carries:
- the nagA gene encoding N-acetylglucosamine-6-phosphate deacetylase, translating to MYALVNGRLFTGHEILDDHAVVIKDGLIERVCHRSELPAECEQRDAGGALVSPGFIDVQLNGCGGVQFNDTLEALSLETLAIMQKANEKSGCTSFLPTLITSSDELMIRAVEVMRSWLSHHQHQALGLHLEGPWLNVAKKGTHRAELIRKPEPALVNYLCDNADVITKVTLAPEMAGPEVIRQLRDAGIIVSAGHSHATYDEARRGFAAGISFATHLYNAMPTLTGREPGLIGALFDSPDVYCGIIPDGLHVHYANVRNAKRIKGDKLVLVTDATAPAGAAIDRFIFAGKTIYYRDGLCVDENGTLSGSALTMIEAVRNCVEHVGISLDETLRMATLYPARAMGVDKQLGSLEAGKVANLTLFTRDFHIIKTIVNGNDVFSE from the coding sequence ATGTACGCTTTAGTAAATGGCCGTCTGTTTACCGGCCATGAGATTCTGGATGATCACGCCGTCGTGATTAAAGACGGCCTGATTGAACGCGTCTGCCACCGTAGCGAACTGCCCGCGGAATGCGAGCAGCGCGATGCAGGCGGCGCGCTGGTCTCCCCCGGTTTCATCGATGTTCAGCTGAACGGCTGCGGCGGCGTGCAGTTTAACGACACGCTTGAGGCCCTGAGCCTTGAAACGCTCGCCATCATGCAGAAAGCCAATGAGAAATCGGGCTGCACCAGCTTTCTGCCGACCCTGATCACCAGCTCCGACGAACTGATGATCCGCGCGGTAGAAGTGATGCGCAGCTGGCTGTCGCATCATCAACATCAGGCGCTGGGCCTGCACCTGGAAGGCCCGTGGCTGAACGTGGCGAAAAAAGGCACGCACCGCGCGGAGCTGATCCGCAAGCCGGAGCCGGCGCTGGTGAACTATCTGTGCGACAACGCGGATGTGATCACCAAAGTGACGCTGGCACCGGAAATGGCCGGCCCGGAGGTGATCCGCCAGCTGCGCGACGCCGGCATTATCGTCTCCGCCGGCCACTCTCACGCCACCTATGATGAAGCGCGCCGCGGTTTCGCCGCCGGCATCAGCTTCGCCACCCATCTCTATAACGCCATGCCGACGCTGACCGGACGCGAACCGGGCCTGATCGGCGCGCTGTTTGATTCGCCCGATGTCTACTGCGGCATTATCCCGGATGGCCTGCATGTGCATTACGCCAACGTGCGTAACGCCAAACGCATCAAGGGCGATAAGCTGGTGCTGGTGACCGATGCGACCGCCCCGGCGGGCGCGGCGATTGATCGGTTCATTTTTGCTGGCAAAACAATATACTATCGGGACGGGCTGTGCGTTGACGAAAATGGAACGCTGAGCGGATCGGCGCTGACTATGATTGAAGCGGTGCGTAACTGCGTTGAACATGTCGGCATTTCTCTGGATGAGACGCTGAGAATGGCAACGCTCTATCCAGCCCGCGCGATGGGCGTGGATAAGCAGTTAGGATCGCTTGAAGCTGGAAAAGTAGCGAACCTGACGCTGTTTACGCGCGATTTTCACATTATTAAGACTATCGTTAACGGTAACGACGTCTTCAGCGAGTAA
- the miaB gene encoding tRNA (N6-isopentenyl adenosine(37)-C2)-methylthiotransferase MiaB, protein MSKKLHIKTWGCQMNEYDSSKMADLLDSTHGYTLTDVAEEADILLLNTCSIREKAQEKVFHQLGRWKTLKERNPELIIGVGGCVASQEGDHIRQRASYVDIVFGPQTLHRLPEMINTVRGTKSPVVDISFPEIEKFDRLPEPRAEGPTAFVSIMEGCNKYCTFCVVPYTRGEEVSRPCDDILLEIAQLAAQGVREVNLLGQNVNAYRGETYDGNICTFAELLRLVAAIDGIDRIRFTTSHPIEFTDDIIDVYRDTPELVSFLHLPVQSGADRILTLMKRAHTALEYKAIIRKLKEARPNIQISSDFIIGFPGETQDDFEKTMKLIADVNFDMSFSFIYSARPGTPAADLPDDVSEEEKKQRLYILQDRINQQAMAWSRRMLGTVQRILVEGPSRKSVMELSGRTENNRVVNFEGTPEMIGKFVDVEIVDVYTNSLRGVVVRTEDQMGLRVVESPESVIARTRKENEIGVGLWQP, encoded by the coding sequence ATGAGTAAAAAACTGCATATCAAAACCTGGGGCTGTCAGATGAACGAATACGATTCATCGAAAATGGCCGACCTGCTGGATAGTACGCACGGCTACACCCTCACGGACGTGGCGGAAGAGGCTGATATTCTGCTGCTTAATACCTGTTCCATCCGCGAAAAAGCGCAGGAGAAGGTCTTTCATCAGCTGGGCCGCTGGAAGACGCTGAAAGAGCGCAACCCGGAATTAATTATCGGCGTAGGTGGCTGCGTCGCCTCGCAGGAAGGTGACCATATTCGTCAGCGCGCCAGCTATGTCGATATCGTGTTCGGCCCGCAAACCCTCCATCGCCTGCCGGAGATGATCAATACCGTACGTGGCACCAAAAGCCCGGTGGTGGATATCAGCTTCCCGGAAATTGAAAAATTTGACCGCCTGCCGGAGCCGCGTGCGGAAGGCCCGACGGCGTTTGTCTCCATCATGGAAGGCTGCAACAAATACTGCACCTTCTGCGTGGTGCCCTATACGCGTGGCGAAGAGGTTAGCCGTCCCTGCGACGACATCCTGCTGGAGATCGCTCAGCTGGCGGCGCAGGGCGTACGTGAAGTCAACCTGTTGGGCCAGAACGTGAACGCCTATCGCGGCGAAACCTATGACGGCAACATCTGCACCTTTGCGGAGCTGCTGCGCCTGGTCGCCGCTATCGACGGCATCGACCGCATTCGCTTCACCACCAGCCATCCGATCGAATTCACCGATGACATTATCGACGTCTATCGCGATACGCCGGAGCTGGTCAGCTTCCTGCATCTGCCGGTACAGAGCGGCGCCGACCGCATTCTGACGCTGATGAAGCGCGCCCATACCGCGCTGGAATACAAAGCGATCATTCGTAAGCTGAAAGAGGCGCGTCCGAATATTCAGATAAGCTCTGACTTTATCATCGGCTTCCCGGGCGAAACCCAGGACGACTTTGAAAAGACCATGAAGCTTATCGCCGACGTGAACTTCGATATGAGCTTTAGCTTTATCTACTCCGCGCGTCCCGGCACGCCGGCGGCCGATCTGCCGGACGACGTCAGCGAAGAAGAGAAAAAGCAGCGTCTCTATATTCTGCAGGATCGCATCAATCAGCAGGCGATGGCATGGAGTCGCCGTATGCTCGGCACCGTGCAGCGCATTCTGGTGGAAGGCCCGTCGCGTAAGAGCGTGATGGAGCTGTCAGGCCGTACCGAAAATAACCGCGTGGTGAATTTCGAAGGCACCCCGGAGATGATCGGTAAGTTTGTCGATGTCGAGATTGTCGACGTCTACACCAACTCGCTGCGCGGCGTGGTGGTGCGCACCGAAGATCAGATGGGTCTGCGCGTGGTGGAAAGCCCGGAATCGGTGATTGCGCGCACGCGCAAAGAGAACGAAATCGGCGTTGGCCTCTGGCAGCCCTGA
- the asnB gene encoding asparagine synthase B, giving the protein MCSIFGVLDLKSDPSELRKKALELSRLMRHRGPDWSGVYADDHAILAHERLSIVDVNNGAQPLYNAAHTHVLAVNGEIYNHQALRAELSDRYDFQTGSDCEVILALYQEKGVDFLDDLQGMFAFILYDSEKKTWLIGRDHIGIIPLYMGNDEHGNLFVASEMKALVPVCRSIKEFPPGSYLSSTDGEIRRYYQRDWMEYDSVADKVTDAAALKNALEEAVKSHLMSDVPYGVLLSGGLDSSIISAVTKRFAAKRVEDQDQSDAWWPQLHSFAVGLEGSPDLKAAKSVADHLGTVHHEIHFTVQEGLDAIRDVIYHIETYDVTTIRASTPMYLMSRKIKAMGIKMVLSGEGADEVFGGYLYFHKAPNAKEFHEENVRKLLALHMYDCARANKAMSAWGVEARVPFLDKKFLDVAMSINPQDKMCGSNGKMEKHILRECFSSYLPESVAWRQKEQFSDGVGYSWIDTLKEVAQQQVSDQQLQTAHYRFPYNTPASKEAYLYREIFEELFPLPSAAECVPGGPSVACSSAKAIEWDEAFKNMDDPSGRAVGVHQSAYK; this is encoded by the coding sequence ATGTGTTCAATCTTTGGTGTACTCGATCTGAAAAGCGACCCTTCAGAGCTGCGTAAAAAAGCGCTGGAGCTGTCACGTTTAATGCGTCATCGCGGCCCGGACTGGTCTGGCGTCTACGCGGACGACCACGCCATCCTGGCGCATGAACGTCTTTCTATCGTCGACGTCAACAACGGCGCGCAGCCTCTCTACAACGCCGCACATACCCACGTTCTGGCCGTTAACGGTGAGATTTACAACCATCAGGCGCTGCGTGCCGAACTGAGCGACCGCTACGATTTCCAGACCGGCTCCGACTGTGAAGTGATCCTCGCGCTCTATCAGGAAAAAGGTGTGGACTTCCTGGATGACTTACAGGGGATGTTCGCCTTCATTCTGTATGACAGCGAAAAGAAAACCTGGCTTATCGGCCGCGACCATATCGGCATTATCCCGCTCTATATGGGCAACGATGAGCATGGCAACCTGTTTGTCGCTTCTGAAATGAAGGCGCTGGTGCCGGTGTGCCGCTCGATTAAAGAATTTCCACCGGGAAGCTATCTCTCCAGCACCGATGGCGAAATTCGCCGCTACTACCAGCGTGACTGGATGGAATATGACAGCGTCGCTGACAAAGTGACTGACGCCGCCGCACTGAAAAACGCGCTGGAAGAGGCGGTGAAAAGCCACCTGATGTCTGACGTGCCGTACGGCGTGCTGCTCTCCGGCGGGCTCGATTCCTCCATCATCTCCGCGGTGACCAAACGTTTTGCGGCGAAGCGCGTGGAAGATCAGGATCAGAGCGACGCCTGGTGGCCACAGCTGCACTCGTTCGCCGTCGGCCTTGAAGGCTCACCCGATCTGAAAGCGGCGAAATCTGTCGCCGACCATCTCGGCACGGTGCATCACGAAATTCACTTCACCGTGCAGGAAGGGCTGGATGCGATCCGGGATGTGATCTATCACATCGAAACCTATGACGTCACCACCATCCGCGCCTCGACGCCGATGTACCTGATGTCGCGCAAAATCAAGGCGATGGGCATCAAGATGGTGCTGTCCGGCGAAGGCGCCGATGAGGTGTTCGGCGGCTACCTCTACTTCCATAAGGCGCCGAACGCCAAAGAGTTTCACGAAGAGAACGTGCGTAAGCTGCTGGCGCTGCATATGTATGACTGCGCGCGCGCCAACAAAGCGATGTCCGCCTGGGGCGTGGAAGCGCGTGTCCCCTTCCTGGATAAGAAGTTCCTTGATGTGGCGATGAGTATCAACCCGCAGGATAAGATGTGCGGCAGCAACGGCAAGATGGAAAAACATATCCTGCGCGAATGCTTCTCCTCTTATCTGCCGGAAAGCGTGGCGTGGCGTCAGAAAGAGCAGTTCTCCGACGGCGTTGGCTACAGCTGGATCGATACGCTGAAAGAAGTGGCGCAGCAGCAGGTCAGCGATCAACAGCTGCAGACCGCGCACTACCGTTTCCCGTATAACACGCCGGCATCGAAAGAGGCTTACCTCTATCGCGAGATTTTCGAAGAGCTGTTCCCGCTGCCGAGCGCGGCGGAATGTGTGCCAGGCGGCCCGTCCGTGGCCTGCTCCTCGGCGAAAGCGATCGAGTGGGACGAAGCGTTCAAAAACATGGACGATCCGTCAGGTCGCGCGGTAGGCGTTCACCAGTCCGCCTATAAATAA
- a CDS encoding PhoH family protein translates to MNIETREIVLEPADNHRLLSLCGPFDDNVKQLERRLGIEISRRDNSFKLVGRAICVNAAVDILRNLYVDTAPVRGVIPDIEPEQIHLAIKESRVLEQTAESVPEYGKAVNIKTKRGVIKPRTPNQAQYIAHILDHDITFGVGPAGTGKTYLAVAAAVDALERQEIRRILLTRPAVEAGEKLGFLPGDLSQKVDPYLRPLYDALFEMLGFERVEKLMERNVIEVAPLAYMRGRTLNDAFIILDESQNTTIEQMKMFLTRIGFNSKAVITGDITQIDLPRNAKSGLRHAIEVLSDVEEISFNFFHSEDVVRHPVVARIVTAYEAWEEADQKRRDKQAEERKREALAMQAAQEQK, encoded by the coding sequence TTGAATATCGAAACTCGCGAAATAGTGTTAGAACCGGCGGATAACCACCGCCTGCTAAGCCTGTGCGGCCCGTTTGACGATAACGTTAAGCAGCTGGAGCGCCGGCTAGGCATCGAAATCAGCCGCCGCGACAACAGCTTTAAGCTGGTCGGCCGCGCCATCTGCGTCAACGCCGCGGTGGATATCCTGCGCAACCTCTACGTGGATACTGCGCCGGTACGCGGCGTTATCCCTGATATCGAGCCGGAACAGATTCATCTGGCGATCAAAGAGAGCCGCGTGCTGGAGCAGACGGCGGAAAGCGTGCCGGAATATGGCAAAGCGGTAAACATCAAGACGAAACGCGGCGTCATCAAACCGCGCACGCCAAATCAGGCGCAGTATATTGCCCATATTCTCGATCATGACATCACCTTCGGCGTCGGCCCGGCCGGTACCGGTAAAACCTATCTGGCGGTCGCCGCGGCGGTAGATGCGCTGGAGCGTCAGGAGATACGCCGTATCCTGCTGACGCGTCCGGCGGTCGAAGCAGGCGAAAAGCTGGGCTTCCTGCCGGGCGATTTAAGCCAGAAGGTCGATCCTTACCTGCGTCCGCTGTATGACGCGCTGTTTGAGATGCTGGGCTTTGAGCGCGTTGAGAAACTGATGGAGCGCAACGTCATCGAAGTGGCGCCGTTGGCTTATATGCGCGGCCGCACCCTGAATGACGCGTTTATCATTCTCGATGAGAGTCAGAACACCACCATCGAACAGATGAAAATGTTCCTGACGCGCATCGGTTTTAACTCTAAAGCGGTGATCACCGGCGATATCACGCAGATCGACCTGCCGCGCAACGCCAAATCGGGCCTGCGCCACGCTATCGAAGTGTTGTCGGACGTCGAAGAGATCAGCTTTAACTTCTTCCATAGCGAAGACGTGGTGCGCCACCCGGTGGTCGCCCGTATCGTTACCGCCTATGAGGCGTGGGAAGAAGCGGACCAAAAACGCCGCGATAAGCAGGCGGAAGAGCGCAAGCGCGAAGCGCTGGCGATGCAGGCGGCACAGGAACAGAAATGA
- the ybeY gene encoding rRNA maturation RNase YbeY, protein MSQVILDLQLACEQAEGLPGEADFRRWLEAVLPQFQPESEVTIRIVDEAESNELNLTYRGKDKPTNVLSFPFEAPPGIELPLLGDLVICRQVVEQEAQEQEKAPQAHWAHMVIHGSLHLLGYDHIEDDEAEEMESLETEIMLALGYPDPYISEKEAP, encoded by the coding sequence ATGAGTCAGGTTATTCTCGATTTACAGCTTGCCTGCGAGCAGGCTGAAGGGCTTCCCGGCGAAGCGGATTTTCGTCGCTGGCTGGAGGCGGTGCTGCCGCAGTTTCAGCCAGAAAGCGAAGTCACTATCCGCATCGTCGACGAAGCGGAAAGCAATGAGCTTAACCTCACCTATCGCGGGAAAGATAAGCCGACCAATGTGCTTTCCTTCCCGTTTGAAGCTCCGCCCGGCATAGAGCTGCCGCTGCTGGGCGATCTGGTGATTTGCCGCCAGGTGGTCGAGCAGGAAGCGCAGGAGCAGGAGAAGGCGCCGCAGGCGCACTGGGCGCATATGGTTATCCATGGCAGCCTGCATTTGCTGGGTTATGACCATATTGAAGATGATGAAGCCGAAGAGATGGAATCGCTGGAGACTGAGATAATGCTTGCTCTTGGTTATCCCGATCCGTACATTTCGGAGAAAGAGGCGCCGTAA
- the nagB gene encoding glucosamine-6-phosphate deaminase → MRLIPLANAAQVGKWAARHIVNRINAFKPTAERPFVLGLPTGGTPLEAYKHLIEMHKAGQVSFQHVVTFNMDEYVGLPKEHPESYHSFMYRNFFDHVDIPRENINLLNGNAEDIDAECRQYEEKIRAYGKIHLFMGGVGNDGHIAFNEPASSLASRTRIKTLTHDTRVANSRFFDGDVNQVPKYALTVGVGTLLDAEEVMILVTGHVKAQALQAAVEGNVNHMWTISCLQLHPKAVVVCDEPSTMELKVKTVKYFREMEAENMQGL, encoded by the coding sequence ATGAGACTGATCCCTCTGGCTAATGCCGCTCAGGTCGGCAAATGGGCCGCACGCCATATTGTAAACCGCATCAACGCCTTTAAACCAACGGCGGAACGCCCTTTCGTCCTGGGCTTGCCCACCGGCGGCACGCCGCTGGAAGCATACAAGCATTTAATCGAAATGCATAAAGCGGGCCAGGTTAGCTTCCAACACGTTGTCACCTTCAATATGGATGAATATGTCGGCCTGCCGAAAGAGCATCCGGAAAGCTACCACAGTTTTATGTATCGTAATTTTTTCGATCACGTTGATATTCCACGCGAAAACATTAATCTTCTTAATGGAAATGCTGAGGATATTGACGCAGAATGTCGCCAGTACGAAGAGAAGATCCGCGCTTATGGAAAAATTCATCTCTTTATGGGCGGCGTCGGCAACGACGGTCATATCGCCTTTAACGAACCGGCTTCTTCGCTGGCCTCCCGCACCCGCATTAAAACGCTGACCCACGACACGCGCGTGGCGAACTCGCGCTTCTTTGACGGCGACGTGAATCAGGTGCCGAAATATGCGTTGACGGTGGGCGTCGGTACGCTGCTGGACGCGGAAGAGGTGATGATTCTGGTGACCGGCCATGTGAAGGCGCAGGCACTGCAGGCCGCAGTGGAAGGCAACGTTAACCACATGTGGACCATCAGCTGTCTGCAGCTGCACCCGAAAGCCGTAGTGGTGTGCGATGAGCCTTCCACTATGGAACTGAAGGTGAAAACGGTAAAATATTTCCGCGAAATGGAAGCGGAAAATATGCAGGGTTTATAA
- the ubiF gene encoding 3-demethoxyubiquinol 3-hydroxylase: MHQTHFDIVVVGGGMVGAALASGLAQQGFQVAVLERDTPPEFNPDAPPDIRISAIGCASVALLKSLDVWAGVERMRCAPYRKLETWEWQTARVQFDAASLGLPELGYMVENSVLQLALWQRLQQQPVTLYAPAKLRALEQHSGGWRVELEDGRQLSARLVVGADGANSQVRQLTGIGIQGWNYSQSCMLISVELEHAAGETTWQHFTPDGPHALLPLYGRWASLVWYDTPSRIRQLQALPSEQLQKEVARCFPARLGRFRVQQAASFPLVRRHANHYVLPGLALVGDAAHTINPLAGQGVNLGYRDVDALIDVLTAARDRAEEWSSERVLQRYQRQRHRDNLLMQSGMDLFYFAFSNRLPPLRLLRNVGLMAAERGGLLKRQALRYALGL; the protein is encoded by the coding sequence ATGCATCAAACGCATTTCGATATCGTCGTCGTGGGCGGCGGCATGGTGGGCGCGGCGCTGGCCAGCGGGCTGGCGCAGCAGGGGTTTCAGGTGGCGGTGCTGGAGCGTGATACGCCGCCTGAATTCAATCCGGACGCGCCGCCTGATATCCGCATCTCCGCTATCGGCTGCGCTTCGGTGGCGTTGTTGAAGTCGCTGGATGTCTGGGCCGGCGTGGAGCGGATGCGCTGCGCCCCTTACCGTAAGCTGGAGACCTGGGAGTGGCAGACGGCGCGCGTACAGTTTGACGCCGCCAGTCTGGGATTGCCGGAGCTGGGCTATATGGTGGAAAACAGCGTGCTGCAGCTGGCGCTGTGGCAGCGACTGCAGCAGCAGCCGGTAACGCTTTACGCCCCGGCGAAACTGCGCGCGCTGGAGCAGCATAGCGGCGGCTGGCGGGTCGAGCTGGAGGATGGGCGGCAGCTATCGGCGCGGCTGGTGGTCGGCGCCGACGGCGCAAATTCGCAGGTGCGCCAGCTGACCGGCATCGGCATTCAGGGCTGGAACTACAGCCAGTCCTGCATGCTGATCAGCGTCGAGCTGGAGCATGCGGCGGGAGAGACCACCTGGCAGCACTTCACGCCCGATGGCCCGCATGCGCTGCTGCCGCTCTACGGCCGCTGGGCGTCGCTGGTCTGGTATGACACGCCGTCCCGCATTCGTCAGCTGCAGGCGCTGCCGTCGGAACAGCTGCAAAAAGAGGTGGCGCGCTGCTTCCCGGCGCGTCTGGGCCGGTTTCGCGTTCAGCAGGCGGCCTCGTTCCCACTGGTGCGCCGCCACGCCAACCACTATGTGCTGCCGGGTCTGGCGCTGGTCGGCGACGCGGCGCATACCATTAATCCGCTGGCGGGGCAGGGCGTCAACCTCGGCTATCGCGATGTCGATGCGCTGATCGATGTGCTGACTGCGGCGCGCGATCGGGCGGAAGAGTGGTCCTCAGAGCGCGTACTGCAGCGCTATCAGCGTCAGCGGCACCGGGATAATTTGCTGATGCAGAGCGGGATGGATCTGTTCTATTTCGCCTTCAGCAATCGTCTGCCGCCGCTGCGTCTGCTGCGCAATGTTGGGCTGATGGCGGCCGAGCGCGGCGGCCTGCTGAAACGTCAGGCGCTGCGTTACGCGCTGGGGCTGTAG
- the nagC gene encoding DNA-binding transcriptional regulator NagC produces the protein MTTGGQAQIGNVDLVKQLNSAAVYRLIDQQGPISRIQIAEQSQLAPASVTKITRQLIERGLIKEVDQQASTGGRRAISITTETRGFHTIGVRLGRNDATVTLYDLSGKALAEEHYPLPERTQETLEHALFNAIAHFSAAHQRKMRELIAIAVILPGLVDPDNGIIRYMPHITVNNWPLVASLRQRFKVTSFVGHDIRSLALAEHYFGASRDCADSILVRLHRGTGAGIIANGQIFLGSNGNVGELGHIQVDPLGERCHCGNFGCLETIAANSAIENRVRHLLQQGYPSALTLDDCTIQAISKAANRGDALATEMIEHAGRYLGKAIAIAINLFNPQKIVLAGEITEAEKVLFPAIESCINAQALKAFRKNLPVVRSELNHRSAIGAFALAKRAILNGTLLQRLLEE, from the coding sequence ATGACCACTGGCGGCCAGGCACAAATAGGAAATGTCGATCTCGTAAAGCAATTAAACAGCGCAGCGGTTTACCGCCTTATCGACCAGCAGGGTCCGATATCGCGCATTCAGATTGCAGAACAGAGCCAGCTTGCGCCCGCCAGCGTGACCAAAATTACCCGCCAGTTGATTGAGCGCGGCCTGATCAAAGAGGTGGACCAGCAGGCGTCCACCGGCGGCCGCCGCGCCATCTCCATCACTACAGAAACCCGCGGCTTTCATACTATCGGCGTGCGTCTTGGGCGCAATGACGCCACAGTAACGCTGTATGACTTAAGCGGCAAAGCGCTGGCGGAGGAGCATTATCCACTGCCGGAACGCACCCAGGAGACGCTGGAGCATGCGCTGTTCAATGCTATCGCCCACTTCAGCGCCGCCCACCAGCGCAAGATGCGCGAATTGATCGCCATCGCCGTTATCCTGCCCGGCCTGGTCGATCCGGATAATGGCATTATCCGCTATATGCCGCATATCACGGTCAATAACTGGCCGCTGGTTGCCAGTTTGCGTCAGCGTTTTAAGGTGACCAGCTTTGTCGGTCACGATATCCGCAGCCTGGCGCTGGCGGAACACTATTTTGGTGCAAGCCGCGACTGCGCGGATTCTATTCTGGTGCGCTTACATCGCGGCACCGGCGCCGGCATCATCGCGAACGGTCAAATCTTCCTGGGCAGTAACGGTAACGTCGGCGAGCTGGGCCACATTCAGGTCGACCCGCTGGGCGAGCGCTGTCACTGCGGCAATTTCGGCTGTCTGGAGACCATCGCCGCCAATAGCGCGATCGAAAACCGGGTGCGTCACCTGTTGCAGCAGGGCTACCCCAGCGCGCTTACGCTGGATGACTGTACGATTCAGGCCATCAGCAAAGCGGCGAATCGCGGCGATGCGCTGGCGACGGAGATGATCGAACATGCCGGGCGCTATCTCGGCAAAGCGATCGCCATCGCTATCAACCTGTTTAATCCGCAGAAAATAGTGCTGGCCGGCGAGATCACCGAAGCGGAAAAAGTGCTGTTCCCCGCCATAGAGAGCTGTATCAACGCTCAGGCGCTGAAGGCGTTTCGCAAAAATCTGCCGGTGGTACGCTCCGAACTGAACCACCGCTCGGCGATCGGCGCCTTTGCGCTGGCGAAGCGCGCCATTTTAAACGGCACCTTACTGCAGCGCCTGCTTGAAGAGTGA